GCGGCGTATCGGTCGACCATCTCGCGGCTGTGCCATCCGGCGACGCTCATCAGGCCGCCTTCGGATCCGCCGGCGGCCAGCCACCGGGACGCCGCGGTGTGTCGGAGTACATGCGGGTGAAAGTTGGAGATTCCCGCGGCGGTCGCTCTGCGTTCCAGTGCGCGATAGAGACCCATGTACTCGAAGGTGCGCCCCCGCTCCCCGAGCCACAGGCGCGGAGACTCGGCGAGTCGGTGCTTACGGCGGGCTCGGATCCAGCGGTCGAGGGCTTGCACGGCTTCGGGTCCGATCGGCACTATGCGGCCGCGCTTGGACTTCGAGCGGCGGACCGTGACGAGCCCCTTCGCGAGGTCGATGTCGTCGAGGGTGAGCCCGGCGACTTCACCGGCTCTCATTCCGGTTTCCAGCATGACGCGCACGATCGCCTCGTCGCGGCGATCGGTCCACTCTTTGCCTTGGCACGCCTTCACGAGGGCGGCGAGTTGAGTGTCGTCGAGGGTCTCGACGACCTTCACGTCGATCTTCGGCGCTTTGCTGTTGAGGAGTTGGTCGGCGTCGATCTCGTCCTCGGCGGCGAGCCAGGCCGAGAATCGGCGCAGCGCCAGATGTCGGGTGGCGGCAGTCGCCGGTTCCGCCCCGTTGTCGAGCAGGTGAGTCATGAACGCCGCGACGGTGGTGCGGTCGAGGTTCGGCGGCGTCCCGGTCTCGTCGGCCCAGGCCAGGAACTGTGAGACGCCGGTGGTGTAGCCCTTGAGCGTGTTCGCGGACTTGCGTTCGGCGCGCAGGTGAAGCACCCAGGAGGCCATGAGGTCTCTCAGGTCGTCAGTGGTGAACTCGCCGGACATGCCCTATATCTTGCCACACAGCGCTGTACTCAGATACAGTGAAGGCCGGTGGTCAACGTTTCCGCTGATCACCGGCCAAAACTGAATCGCTGAGCGAGGACTACTTGCGCAGATCCTTGCGCAGGATCTTGCCGGAGGCCGACTTCGGGATCGCGGCGATGAACTCCACCTGGCGGACCTTCTTGTACGGGGCCACCCGCTCGGCGGTGAAGGCCATCACCTCGTCCGCGGTCAGCTCCTGGCCCTCCTGGAGCACGACGAACGCCTTCGGCACCTCTTCACCCTCGTCGTCGTGCGAGCCGACGACGGCGACGTCGGCGATCTTCGGATGGGTCAGCAGCAGGGCCTCCAGCTCGGCCGGCGGCACCTGGTAGCCCTTGTACTTGATCAGTTCCTTGAGGCGGTCGACGATCGTGATGCAGCCGCTCGCATCGACGGTCGCCATGTCGCCGGTGTGCAGCCAGCCGTCGGCGTCGATGGTCTCGGCGGTGGCCTTGTCGTTGTTCAGGTAGCCGGCCATCACGTTGGGGCCGCGCACCCACAGCTCACCCGGCTCCGAAACACCCTCGGCGGGGATGTCGATGTCGTCGCCGGTACCCGGGTCGACCAGCCGGTTCTCGGTGTTCGGCACCGGCCAGCCCACCGACGACAGGGGAGCCAGCACGCCGCGGGTGTTCTCGCCGCCGTCGAACGGGATGATGTGACTGACCGGCGACAGCTCGCTCATGCCGTAGCCCTGCAGCATCCGCAGGTTCAGGCGCTCGGCGACGGCGTGGCCCAGCTCGGCGTCGAGCGGTGCCGCGCCGGAGAGCATGGTGTGCACCGACGACAGGTCGTACTTGTCGACGATCGGGTGCTTGGCGAGGGCGACGGCCACCGGCGGCGCGATGAACGCGTAGGTGATCTTGTGGGTCTGGATGCCCTCGAGGAACTCGATCATGTCGAAGCGCGGCATCACGAAGAGCGAGGCCCGCGCCTTGAGCGCCGCGTTGAGCAGCACGGTCATGCCGTAGATGTGGAAGAAGGGCAGCACCGCGAGGACCACGTCGTCCGGGGTCATCCCGTTGAGCGGCTCGATCTGCGCCACGTTGGCCACCAGGTTGCGGTGGGTGAGCATGACGCCCTTGGGGTTGCCGGTGGTACCGGAGCTGTACGGCAGGACCGCGAGGTGGGTGGCCGCGTCGAACGACACGTCCGGGGCGCGCAGCCCGGCGCCGAGCAGGTCGGCGGCGTTCGGGTGACCGCTCGCGGCCTGCCCCTCGCCGTCGAGAACGATGATGTTCGCGTCGTCGATGCCGACCTCGCGCGCGGCCTCGATGGCCTGCGGCGACAGCAGCGAGATGGTGACGATCATCTTGGCCTTGGAGTCGACCAGCTGCTTGGCGATGTCCTTCTCGGTGAACAGCGCGTTGAGCGTGGTCGCGGTGCCGCCGCTGCGGAGGATGCCGTGGAACACGGTGGCGAACGCCGGGATGTTCGGCGACAGCACGGCGACCACGTCGCCCACGCCGATGCCGCGGGCGGCGAGCGCACCGGCGGCCGCGTCGATCTGGCCGATCAGCTGGCGGTAGGTGGTGGTGGCGCCGGTCTTGGCGTCGATCAGGGCGACTCGGTCGAGATCACTCTCGGCGATCGAGCCGAAGAGGAAGTCGTAGACGCTGACATTCGGGATCTCGACGTCGTCGTACGGATTGCGAAAGCTCATGGGCCCTCCATCGGTGGTGTGCGGAGCAATGGTAGCAATGGTGATTGTCACGGTTTCGGTGACGGCGGCCACCCGGCGCCGCGGCAGATCATCGGGTATGTCCGATTCTGCCTCGGGGTGGTTCTACTCGTCGTCGGCGGCGTCCCCGCCGGGTGACGCCTCCTCGATCCCGGCCGGAGCCGCACCGTCGAGCGGGCCGATCTCGGGCAGTTTGTCCTCGTCGATCAGATGCTCGAAGGCGAGCAGATTGACCATCGACTCGCCGCGCGCCTTGCGCCAGGCCCACTCGCGGTGGATCGAGGTGAGGAAGCCGATCTCCAGCAGCTTGTTGAAGTCGCCGTCGGCGGACTGCAAGACCTGACCGAGCACCCGGTCCACCTCGTCGCGGGTCAGCGCGTCGGTGGAGATCCGGCCGACCAGATACACGTCGCCGATGTTGTCGAGGGTGTAGGCGACGCCGTACATGCGCCGGTTCTGCAGGAGCAGATAGTGATAGAACGACGCGAAGTTCTCGTCGGCCCGCCGGCACACGAAGGCCTCCACCCGCACCCCGTGCACACCAGCGGTCAGCAGCACCGTGGTCTTGAGTTTGCGTTCGCCGGGCAGTTCCACGACGACGTGTTCGGCGCGCGCGCTGCCGGAGTCCTTGCGCACATAGTCGATGCCGGATTCGGTGAGCGCGGCCTCGAGCGCCGCCAGGTTCTGTTGCGCGGTTGCGGTCATCCTGCCATCCTCGGTCGGTTCTTGAGCCAGCTCCGCCGCAGCCGTCCGGTCGGAGTCCAGCGGGGGCCCGGGCGGAACCCGGAGAGCGCGGCGCTGTACGAATTCAGCAGCGCGTCGGTGGTGTGCTCCCAGGAGAAGCGGGCGGCGTGCCCGGCGGCGGCCGCGCCGAAGCGGGTCAGCCGCGCCGGGTCGCCGAGCAGGTCGGCCAGCTGCGCCGTCCACTCGTCGATGTCGTGCCCGGCGACGAGCCGGCCGGTCACCCCGTCGTCGACGGCGACGCCCAGGCCGCCGACGTTCGCCGCGATCACCGGCACCCCGCACGCTTGCGCCTCGACGGCCACGAGCCCGAAACTCTCCGAGAAACTGGGCACCGCGACGAGATCCGACGCGCGGTACACCTGCGCGAGCACCGCCGGCGACTGCGGCGGACGGAAGATCACCCGGTCGGCGACACCCAGGTCACGGGCGAGTTCAGTCAGCACCGTCGGCCGCTCCAGCCCGGTGCCGGACGGCCCGCCCACGATCAGCAGTTTCCGCCGCCCGGTCGGATCGGACCTGATCAGCGGGGCCATCGCGGCGAGCAGCACGTCGGGAGCCTTCAGCGGCTGGATGCGCCCGACGAAGGTCACCAGGACATCGTCGTCGTCCAGACCCAGCGCGGCCCGCGCCGCCGACTTGTCTCCCGGGGAATAGCAGTCCAGGTCCGCGCCGGGCACCACCACGTCGATCTTGTCCGGGTCGGCCCCGTAGTGATCGACGAGTTCGGCGAACTCGGTGGCGGTGTTGGCGATCAGCCGGTCGGCCTCGTCCACCACCTGCTGCTCGCCGATCACCCGGCCCATCGGCTCGGCGGTGTCACCCCCCGCGAGAGACGCGTTCTTCACCGCGGCGAGGGTGTGCGCGGTGTGCACCAGCGGAACCTTCCAGCGATCCCGCGCCAGCCATCCGACCTGGCCGGAGAGCCAGTAGTGCGAATGGATCAGGTCGTAGTAGCCGCCGGGTTCCGCGGCCTCGGCGCGCAGCACGTTGGCCGAGAAAGCGCACAGCTGGCCGGGCAGATCACGCTTGTCGAGGCCGTCGAACGGCCCGGCCACCACGTGCCGGACCAGCACGCCCGGGGCGGCGTGCACCACCGGCGCATCATCGGACGACGTCGCCCGCGTGAAGATCTCGACCTCGATCCCGCGGCGCGCCAGGCGGGTCGCGGTCTGCCACACGTAGACGTTCATCCCACCGGCATCGCCGATACCCGGCTGCGCGAGGGGCGAGGTGTGCACTGAGATCAGCGCGAGGCGTCGCGGCCGCAGTCCACCGGTCATGGATCCAGCCTATGGCATGTCGCCCAAGTCTCTTTCCGGTCCTCGGCGCCCCGGCCCCACCGCGAACGTCTTCCCCGGGCACATCTATGCACGGTTGGAGATTAGTGGTGCACCGCACCTCTCCCTAGACTGCTGTCAGCAACGATTGTCATTATCGGAAGGTTCGGACTCGCTGATGAAAGCCACCCTTACCCGGCGCGTCGCGCTGCGTCGTCTCGCCGCCACCACCCTGATCGCCGCGACCGGCTTCGCCGCCGTCGCCTGCGGCAGCGACAGCGAGGTCCCGAAGGAGACCGACAACCCGACCGTCGTCGCCTCCACCGACGTCTGGGGATCGGTGGCGAGCGCGGTGGTCGGCGACCACGGCACCGTCACCTCGCTGTTCCACTCGCCCGGCTCCGACCCCCACGAGTTCGAGCCGTCGATGGCCGACACCGCCAAGATCGAGGACGCCGATGTCCTGGTGTTCAACGGCCTCGACTACGACGCCTACATGGAGACGGCCGCCAAGAACTCCAAGGCGTACAAGGTGAACGCCGTCTCGCTGCTCCCCGGCGGCGCGGGTGACGCCACCCAGGAAGATCACGACCACGACCACGGCGACGAGGGCCATCACCACGACCACGGCGGTGTGAACGAGCACGTCTTCTACGACCTCACCGTCGTCGGGAAGGTGGCGGACCAGACCGCCGAGAAGCTCGGCAAGGTCTCCCCCAAGAACGCCCAGTACTACAAGGACAACGCCGCCAAGTTCAACACCGGGATCACCGGCCTGCGCGATCGGCTGGCCGCGATCAAGGCCCGCCACGACGGCGCGAAGGTCGCCGCCACCGAGCCGCTGGCGGGCTACCTGCTGACCGAGGCCGGCCTGGTCGACGTCGCCCCGGCGTCGTTCACCGCCGCCGTCGAGGACGGTCAGTCGCCGTCGGCCGCCGACGTCGCCAAGTTCAACGATCTGCTGACCGGCCGCCAGGTCCGCGCCCTGATCTACAACACGCAGGCCGTCGATCCGGCGACCGAAGCGCTGCTGAAGGTGGCGCGCACGTCGAACGTTCCGGTGGTCCAGGTGACCGAGTCGCTGCCGGCCGGCGTCACCGACTATCTTGCGTGGCAGTCCGCGCAGATTCAGCAACTGGAGCAAGCACTCAACGCATGAACCCCGTCATCGAGTTCTCCGGGGCCACCCTGGCCATCGGCGACCGCGTCCTCTGGCACGACCTGAACCTGGACGTGCGACCCGGCGAGTTCATCGCCGTGCTCGGCCCCAACGGCTCGGGCAAGACCACTCTCCTGCGGGCGATCCTGGGGCGGCTGCCGCTGACCTCGGGATCGCTCGCGGTGCACGGCCGACTCGGGTACGTGCCGCAGCAGCACGCCGACGACTCCGACACGATGGCGCTGCGCGGCCGCGACCTGGTCGGCTTCGGCGTCGACGGCGCGTCGTGGGGCATCGGTCTGCTGCGCCGCACCGACCGGCGCCGGCGGATCGACGCCGCCGTCGCCGAGGTCCACGCACAGGACTTCGTGGATCGCCCGTTCGGGCTGCTCTCCGGCGGCGAGCAGCAGCGTCTGCGTATCGCGCAGGCGCTCACCGACGATCCGGCGGTCCTGCTGTGCGACGAGCCGCTGGCCAGCCTCGATCTGCGGAATCAGCGCACGGTCGTCGATCTGCTGGACGAACGCCGGCGCCGCCGCGACACCGCGGTGCTGTTCGTGACGCACGAGATCAATCCGGTCCTGCCGTTCGTGGACCGCGTCCTCTACCTGGTCGACGGCCGGTTCCGGATCGGTACCGTCGCCGAGGTGATGAACTCGGCGACGCTCTCCGAGTTGTACGGCAGCCGCGTCGAGGTGATCGAGGTGGCCGGCCGCCTGGTGGTGGTCGGCGGCGAGGGCGAGCACTATCACTGCGAGGAACACCCCTACGACGAGAACACGGAGGAGCCCCGGGTGATCACCCGATGACCACGTACACGGTGGCCGCCCAGATGGGCCAGTTCTGGAACTTCTCGCAGACCGGCGATCTCCTCTCCCGCACCTTCGTCCAGCAGTCGCTGCTGGCACTGGCTCTCCTCGGACTGGTCGGCGGCCTGCTCGGGCCGATGATCGTGTCCCGGCAGATGAGCTTCGCCGTGCACGGCGCCTCGGAGCTGAGCTTCACCGGCGCGGCCGCGGCCCTGCTCGTCGGGATCAACGTGAACCTGGGCGGCGTGATCGGCGCGGTCGTGGCCGCCGCCGTCTTCGGCTGGCTGGGCAACCGTGCGCGTGAACGCGACTCGGTGATCGGCGTGGTGATGGCCTTCGGGCTCGGTCTCGGCGTGCTGTTCCTGCACCTGCACGGCCGTACCGGCACCGGTTTCGCACTGCTGACCGGCCAGGTGGTCAGCGTCGGCTCCGGCGGCCTGCTGGCGGTCGCCGTCACCGCGGCGGTGGTGGTCGCGGTTCTCGCGGTGATCTATCGCCCGCTGCTGTTCGCCAGCCTCGATCCCCGGGTGGCGACCGCGTCGGGTGTCCCGATGCGCGGCCTGTCGGTGGTCTTCGCCGTGCTGGTCGGCCTCGCCGCCGCGCAGGGCGTGCAGATCATCGGCGCGCTGCTGGTGATGTCGCTGCTGATCACCCCGGCCGCCGCGGCCGCACGCCTCACCGCTTCGCCGGCCAAGCAGGTCGGTCTGTCGGTGCTGTTCGCGCTGATCGCCTCGGTCGGCGGCCTGATCCTGTCGCTGGCGCCGGAACTGCCGGTGTCGGTGCTGGTCACGACCATCTCGTTCGTGATCTATCTGCTCTGCCGCGCGGTGGGCATGCGCGCCCGCGACTGAACCGAGTAGCGGGCCCGGCTGACCGTACTGTGACGTCCAGGCAGTACCGGCACTCTCGCCACCCGCACCGACCACGGCGTTTCCGTTCGGGTCGGCCGTCCGCGGCGAAGTTACGTCACGGTTGGGACAGATTCGTCAGGCGCTCCTCGGCGAAGCCGGGATTGCAGCGGGTGGCGATCATCTCGGCCACCCCGACCACCGGCCGGTTCGGCTCCAGATTCCAGCTCGCCTTGTTCGGATCGACGAGCCGGGCGAACACCCAGTGGCAGTCGAACTGCGCCCGCATACCCGGGCCGCCGCCGTCCGGAGCGAGCGCCAGCACCTCGCGCCACGCCGCATCCGGGACGCCCCAGCCCGTCGCACGGCGGCCGGCCGCGGTGGGACGGATCTGCAGGCTCGGCCCGGTCGGCAGCGTCACCCACGTGACGGCGGCGACGTAGGGACCGGGACGGGTGGCCGGCCACGGCAGACCGGCGAAACCGCGCTCCCCGGAGTTCCCGGCCCGGTAGGCGTCGAACTCGGCGGCCAGATCGCGCTGCTGCTGGGTCCGCGGAACGGCAGCGGCGGGCGCGCCGACCACCACCGGCACGCCCACGAGCAGCCCGCAGGCGAGAAGGCCGCTCACCACGCGGCCGGACAAGGTTCGCATCGATCTCACTTCGTCCCCACATCGTCCACCAGGAAAATCTGCAGAAACGGTCTCACGGCCGGGCGGTCGACACGCGGGATTCGGCCGAACCGCCGGCCGTCACTCCTCGGCGAAACCGGGGTTGCACCGGGTGGCGATCATCTCGCTCTGCGACACCACCGGCCGGCCCGGTTCCAGATTCCAGCTGGGCTTGTTCGGATCGACCAGCCGCGCGAAGGTCCAGTGACAGTCGAACTGGGCGCGCATACCCGGGGTGTCGGCGTTCGGTGACAGTTTCAGCACCTCGGACCAGGCCTCGTCCTGCGTGCCGTCCCCGGTGACCGTGCGGCCGGCCTGCGTCGGGTGGATCTGCAGGCTCGGGCCGACGGCGGTCTGCACCCACTCGGTGTAGTCGATGTACGGCGGCGGGAGACTGGGCGGCGTCGACGTGGACGGATACTCCTCGGACTCGGCAGCACTCGTCTCGGACGACGGCGCGACGGCGCTCGTCGACGACGTGGCGGGCGACGATGCCGGCGCCGAAACCGGGCCGGAGTCCGACCCGCAGCCGGCCAGCAGTGCGGCCGCCGCGGCGAGTGGCACCGCGACGGCGACGAACCTCGACCGGCGCACGTTCACGAGTTCCGCAGTTCCAGGTGGACTCGTTCCCAGGCGGCGCGGCGGGCGCCGTCCGGGTCGTCCTCGACGGTCACCGGGTGATCCAGCACCAGCACGCGGCGGTCGTCCGCGCTGTATCGCGGCCAGTTCTCCGCGGGCACTCCGGTCCGGGCGAACCACGTCCACATCGACTGCATGGTGCCGGTGATGCGCTTGGTGGAGAACCAGCTTCCGGCGGCGGCCAGCCCGATGCCGATCGGGTGCCGGTAGACGCCGAAGATCGCGAGCAGTTCGGTGGCGTGCGTGGCCCCGATTCCGGTGAGTTTGAGCGCGCGGACGGCGTAGTCGTACCGGTAGACGTACGTCGGCGAGTGCTTGGCGTGGTTCTCGGCGAAGATCATCGTCGGGATCCAGAACACCGCATCCGCCGACAGCCGCACCTGATCGCGGGTGCCCGGATAGAGCCTGGTCAGCTCCTCGCGGACCTCCGGGTCGTGCACACCGACCAGGTAGTGCGTGGGCTCGGGCAGGATGCTCCAGAACCGCGCGAACAGCTCGCCCTCGTCGCGGTTGCTGCCGGCGATCAGCGGCACGCGGTGCGTCGTCCCGGCGCGGGCGGCGTCGACCGGGGCCAGCGGCAGATAGTCGCCGTCGACGGCCGGCGCGAACGGCATCGGGTCGGACAGTTCGGCGTGCTTGGTGAACCCGAGGAGCCGGTTCCCGGCGGCGAGCAGCGCGTACGGGTCGGCATCGTCGATGAGCGCGGCCACCTTCTCCGGGGACATCGGCGGCTCGGTGCGCTGCGGCCCGCTGCGCCGCCCCGGGTTCTCCAGCTGACGCACGAATTCGTCGGCGAGGACGGCGCGGTTCTCCTCGTGCACGACGAGCTCGGCGGCCGGGCTCTGCGCGATCGCCCGCGAGAAGAGCCCCTCGGCGGCCGGGGTGGACAGCAGGGTCAGCACCGCCGCACCGCCCGCGCTCTCGCCGAAGACGGTCACCCGGTCCGGGTCACCGCCGAAGGCCGCGATGTTACGCTGCACCCACTCCAGCGCGGCGACCATGTCGCGCAGGCCGCAGTTGCTGTCGAACCTGCGCTCGGGCGTCGAGTACTCGGACAGGTCGAGGAAGCCGAACGGCCCGAAACGGTAGTTCACGGTCACCACGATCACGTCGCGGGCCCGGGCCAGGAACGACCCGTCGTAGATGGGCGTCGACGATCCGCCCAGCACGTAGGCGCCGCCGTAGTTGAAGACCATCACCGGCCGCGGCGTCGCCGACACCGTGTCCGGCGCGAAGACGTTGACCGTCAGGCAGTCCTCGCTGCGCGGCTGGAACGTCCCGTCGGCGCGGGCCGTGAAGAGCTTGTCCTGGATCGGCGAGAAGCCGTAGTCGAAGCACTCGAGCACGCCGTCCCACGGCTGCACCGGCTGCGGGGCGCGCAGCCGCAACGGCCCGACCGGCGGCGCCGCGTACGGGATGCCCAGCCACGACACCGTGCCGCGCCTGCTGCGCCGGCCCCGCTTGCCGTCGACCGTGCCCTCGACCGTGTCGACCGTCGTGTCCATCTGCGTCATGGACACCAACCTTATCGCCGGACGATGACAGCCTCCCAGCCGTCTCCGGCGTTCGTGATACGCGCCGCACGACACCGCCCGCGGGACGCACGGCACCGTCCCGATCGGGGCGGGCCTACCATGATGCAATGGCCATCACCAGCGTCGATCTGAACGCGGATCTCGGCGAAGGCATCGGCGACGACGCCGCCATGGTCGCCCTCGTGACCAGCGCGAACGTCGCCTGCGGCTTCCACGCCGGCACCCCTTCCCTGCTGCGCCGCACCTGCGCGGAAGCGGTCGCCGCCGGGGTGCGGATCGGCGCGCAGGTGTCCTATCCGGACCGGGACGGATTCGGCCGCCGCTTCATGGAGATCGAGCCCGACGACCTGGTCGCCGATGTGCTGTTCCAGATCGGCGCGCTGTCGGAGATCGCCCGCTCGGTGGGCGGCACCGTCGACTACGTGAAACCGCACGGCGCGCTCTACAACGCGATCGTCGGGCACCGGGAGCAGGCCCGGGCCGTGGTGTCCGCGGTGGCGCAGGCCGGGCTGCCGCTGATGAACCTGCCTGGGTCGGTGGCACTGGAGTTCGCGGTGGCCGCGGGCGTCCCGATCCTGACCGAGGCCTTCGCCGATCGCGCGTACACCCCGCAGGGCACGCTGGTGCCGCGGACGACGCCCGGTGCGGTGCTGACCGACACCTCCGCGATCGCCGAGCGGGTGGTGCGGCTGGTGACCACCGGCGAGGTCACCGCCATCGATGGCACCGACGTGGCCGTGCACGCGGACTCGGTCTGCCTGCACGGCGACACCCCCGGCGCCGTCGAGCACGCCCGCGCGGTACGGGCCGCGCTGGAGGCCGCGGGCATCGACGTGCGCGCCCGATGAGGGCCGAACGGGCGACGGCGGGCATCGCCGCCGGGTTCGCCGCGTACGGCATCTGGGGTGTCTTCCCGATCTACTTCGACGCCCTGCGCCCGACCGGCCCGTGGGAGATCCTCGCCAACCGCATCGTCTGGACCGCGGTCTTCTGCCTGATCGTGCTGGCGCTCTCCCGCGACTGGGCGTGGCTGCCGCCGCTCGTGCGCCAGCGCAGGCTGATGATCGGCGTGACCTTGGCCGCGCTCCTGATCGCCGTGAACTGGGTGGTCTACGTCGCCGCGGTGACGTCCGGGCACACCAGCGATGCCGCCCTCGGCTACTTTCTGAATCCGCTGGTCACCGTGGCGCTCGGGGTGGTCGTGCTGCGCGAGCGATTGCGGATGCTGCAGTGGATCGCGGTCGGGATCGGCCTGATCGCGGGCGTCTATCTGTCGGTGGCGGGCGGGTCGTTCCCGGCGACGGCGCTGACCCTGGCGACGTCGTTCGCCCTCTACGGTCTGGTGAAGAACCGGGTCGGCGCGACGCTGCCCGCGCTGCACAGCCTGAGCCTGGAGACCTTCATCCTGCTGCCGATCGCCGCGGGCATCCTCGTCTTCATCGCGGCCGACACCGGGCTCGACTTCGGCCGTCACGGGCCGGTCCACGCCGGGCTGCTCGTGTTCAGCGGCGTCGCGACCGCCGTCCCGCTGCTGCTGTTCGCCGCCGCGGCCCGCCGGATTCCCCTGACCACCGTCGGCCTGATCCAGTTCATCACCCCGGTGATCCAGCTGATATGCGCGGTGACCGTCCTCGGTGAGCACGTCACCACGGCTCGCTGGATCGGCTTCGCGATCGTCTGGGTGGCGCTGGTGGTGCTGACCGCCGACGCCCTGCTGGCCGGTCGTCGACGCTCCCGCGCCCGCCGGATCTCCGAGTGCGAGGAACTGCCGGGCTGAGCGCGCGGCGCGTCGAGCTTTCGACCAGGTCAGGCGATCCGTTCGACACGGGGGCTGTCAGACGGCCCATTGAGCCGTCCCGAGCCCGCAGGGCGCCCTTCGACGCCGCGTCGTCGCGTGCGGTTCCCGAGTATGACAACGGCACTGTGGGCGGTCACGCGGGCATATATGGATCGTGGCTCGCTATGGTGCCGTTGTCGTGTGAGGCCCCCGTCCACCTCCTGGGTCCCTCCGACTCGTTCCAGCCCGATGAGTC
The nucleotide sequence above comes from Gordonia sp. PP30. Encoded proteins:
- a CDS encoding AMP-binding protein — protein: MSFRNPYDDVEIPNVSVYDFLFGSIAESDLDRVALIDAKTGATTTYRQLIGQIDAAAGALAARGIGVGDVVAVLSPNIPAFATVFHGILRSGGTATTLNALFTEKDIAKQLVDSKAKMIVTISLLSPQAIEAAREVGIDDANIIVLDGEGQAASGHPNAADLLGAGLRAPDVSFDAATHLAVLPYSSGTTGNPKGVMLTHRNLVANVAQIEPLNGMTPDDVVLAVLPFFHIYGMTVLLNAALKARASLFVMPRFDMIEFLEGIQTHKITYAFIAPPVAVALAKHPIVDKYDLSSVHTMLSGAAPLDAELGHAVAERLNLRMLQGYGMSELSPVSHIIPFDGGENTRGVLAPLSSVGWPVPNTENRLVDPGTGDDIDIPAEGVSEPGELWVRGPNVMAGYLNNDKATAETIDADGWLHTGDMATVDASGCITIVDRLKELIKYKGYQVPPAELEALLLTHPKIADVAVVGSHDDEGEEVPKAFVVLQEGQELTADEVMAFTAERVAPYKKVRQVEFIAAIPKSASGKILRKDLRK
- a CDS encoding DUF2599 domain-containing protein, with the protein product MRTLSGRVVSGLLACGLLVGVPVVVGAPAAAVPRTQQQRDLAAEFDAYRAGNSGERGFAGLPWPATRPGPYVAAVTWVTLPTGPSLQIRPTAAGRRATGWGVPDAAWREVLALAPDGGGPGMRAQFDCHWVFARLVDPNKASWNLEPNRPVVGVAEMIATRCNPGFAEERLTNLSQP
- a CDS encoding YbjN domain-containing protein; translation: MTATAQQNLAALEAALTESGIDYVRKDSGSARAEHVVVELPGERKLKTTVLLTAGVHGVRVEAFVCRRADENFASFYHYLLLQNRRMYGVAYTLDNIGDVYLVGRISTDALTRDEVDRVLGQVLQSADGDFNKLLEIGFLTSIHREWAWRKARGESMVNLLAFEHLIDEDKLPEIGPLDGAAPAGIEEASPGGDAADDE
- a CDS encoding metal ABC transporter ATP-binding protein, translated to MNPVIEFSGATLAIGDRVLWHDLNLDVRPGEFIAVLGPNGSGKTTLLRAILGRLPLTSGSLAVHGRLGYVPQQHADDSDTMALRGRDLVGFGVDGASWGIGLLRRTDRRRRIDAAVAEVHAQDFVDRPFGLLSGGEQQRLRIAQALTDDPAVLLCDEPLASLDLRNQRTVVDLLDERRRRRDTAVLFVTHEINPVLPFVDRVLYLVDGRFRIGTVAEVMNSATLSELYGSRVEVIEVAGRLVVVGGEGEHYHCEEHPYDENTEEPRVITR
- a CDS encoding DUF2599 domain-containing protein, whose amino-acid sequence is MNVRRSRFVAVAVPLAAAAALLAGCGSDSGPVSAPASSPATSSTSAVAPSSETSAAESEEYPSTSTPPSLPPPYIDYTEWVQTAVGPSLQIHPTQAGRTVTGDGTQDEAWSEVLKLSPNADTPGMRAQFDCHWTFARLVDPNKPSWNLEPGRPVVSQSEMIATRCNPGFAEE
- a CDS encoding metal ABC transporter permease: MTTYTVAAQMGQFWNFSQTGDLLSRTFVQQSLLALALLGLVGGLLGPMIVSRQMSFAVHGASELSFTGAAAALLVGINVNLGGVIGAVVAAAVFGWLGNRARERDSVIGVVMAFGLGLGVLFLHLHGRTGTGFALLTGQVVSVGSGGLLAVAVTAAVVVAVLAVIYRPLLFASLDPRVATASGVPMRGLSVVFAVLVGLAAAQGVQIIGALLVMSLLITPAAAAARLTASPAKQVGLSVLFALIASVGGLILSLAPELPVSVLVTTISFVIYLLCRAVGMRARD
- the mshA gene encoding D-inositol-3-phosphate glycosyltransferase, which produces MTGGLRPRRLALISVHTSPLAQPGIGDAGGMNVYVWQTATRLARRGIEVEIFTRATSSDDAPVVHAAPGVLVRHVVAGPFDGLDKRDLPGQLCAFSANVLRAEAAEPGGYYDLIHSHYWLSGQVGWLARDRWKVPLVHTAHTLAAVKNASLAGGDTAEPMGRVIGEQQVVDEADRLIANTATEFAELVDHYGADPDKIDVVVPGADLDCYSPGDKSAARAALGLDDDDVLVTFVGRIQPLKAPDVLLAAMAPLIRSDPTGRRKLLIVGGPSGTGLERPTVLTELARDLGVADRVIFRPPQSPAVLAQVYRASDLVAVPSFSESFGLVAVEAQACGVPVIAANVGGLGVAVDDGVTGRLVAGHDIDEWTAQLADLLGDPARLTRFGAAAAGHAARFSWEHTTDALLNSYSAALSGFRPGPRWTPTGRLRRSWLKNRPRMAG
- a CDS encoding tyrosine-type recombinase/integrase codes for the protein MSGEFTTDDLRDLMASWVLHLRAERKSANTLKGYTTGVSQFLAWADETGTPPNLDRTTVAAFMTHLLDNGAEPATAATRHLALRRFSAWLAAEDEIDADQLLNSKAPKIDVKVVETLDDTQLAALVKACQGKEWTDRRDEAIVRVMLETGMRAGEVAGLTLDDIDLAKGLVTVRRSKSKRGRIVPIGPEAVQALDRWIRARRKHRLAESPRLWLGERGRTFEYMGLYRALERRATAAGISNFHPHVLRHTAASRWLAAGGSEGGLMSVAGWHSREMVDRYAAHTKSMRAADEARRLNLGDL
- a CDS encoding zinc ABC transporter substrate-binding protein, yielding MKATLTRRVALRRLAATTLIAATGFAAVACGSDSEVPKETDNPTVVASTDVWGSVASAVVGDHGTVTSLFHSPGSDPHEFEPSMADTAKIEDADVLVFNGLDYDAYMETAAKNSKAYKVNAVSLLPGGAGDATQEDHDHDHGDEGHHHDHGGVNEHVFYDLTVVGKVADQTAEKLGKVSPKNAQYYKDNAAKFNTGITGLRDRLAAIKARHDGAKVAATEPLAGYLLTEAGLVDVAPASFTAAVEDGQSPSAADVAKFNDLLTGRQVRALIYNTQAVDPATEALLKVARTSNVPVVQVTESLPAGVTDYLAWQSAQIQQLEQALNA